A region of Solibacillus isronensis DNA encodes the following proteins:
- a CDS encoding GNAT family N-acetyltransferase produces MIRKVTNEDLETTLALVHKKPAENLFIIGDIEAYGMESDIQDLWGQFEGNRLKAILLRYDQNYIPYSEGNYDVEGFAKIINENRGRIEISGLQHLVAPLKKWIDRGIRRDSETYYAKCTKLTVPTAELDFSNVTYLQPSEYAENIEMLQSIPEFSTGTFSVEGRERAEKFKTGRTYIIRDEQGVMVSSASTTAENSQSAMIVGVGTKPGYGKKGYATHCMLKLCQDLLAEGRSICLFYDNPAAGRIYKRIGFEDIGFWTMVRYEEEK; encoded by the coding sequence ATGATTCGAAAGGTAACAAACGAAGACCTTGAAACTACATTGGCACTTGTACATAAAAAGCCGGCAGAAAATTTATTTATCATCGGTGATATTGAAGCATATGGAATGGAATCTGACATCCAGGATTTATGGGGGCAATTTGAAGGTAATCGGCTAAAAGCGATATTATTGCGCTATGATCAGAACTATATCCCGTATAGTGAAGGGAACTATGATGTCGAAGGGTTTGCCAAAATAATCAACGAAAACCGAGGTCGGATCGAAATATCGGGACTACAGCATTTAGTCGCTCCATTAAAAAAATGGATTGACCGCGGTATTCGACGGGACAGTGAAACGTATTATGCAAAATGTACAAAATTGACGGTTCCGACTGCTGAATTGGATTTTTCAAATGTGACGTATTTACAGCCAAGTGAGTACGCAGAAAATATTGAAATGCTCCAATCGATTCCGGAATTTTCAACGGGTACATTTAGTGTTGAAGGAAGAGAGCGCGCGGAAAAATTTAAAACGGGGCGTACTTATATTATTCGTGATGAACAAGGTGTGATGGTCTCTTCAGCATCAACAACAGCAGAAAATTCTCAGTCTGCAATGATTGTAGGCGTCGGTACGAAACCAGGTTACGGGAAAAAGGGATATGCGACACACTGCATGTTAAAACTTTGCCAAGACCTGCTCGCTGAAGGAAGATCAATTTGCCTGTTCTATGATAATCCGGCTGCCGGACGCATTTATAAGCGGATTGGTTTTGAAGATATCGGTTTTTGGACTATGGTTCGTTATGAAGAAGAAAAATAG
- a CDS encoding DUF2785 domain-containing protein: protein MKEHLEGVVNKSINLDLVDFNELIEFMLKNIGNTDGYLRDNLIYQGFCELILNEQFTDEQLITILKTCLDDAHLYLNITDNDPSDDLFTRSFSALVITLILEKDRENRSLPEELIVEAIHRSIQYLLLEKDYRGFDNTKGWAHAVAHGSDLLAEAIRHPLMMDSQLVYRALQSLKSCLHTEYALIDEEDERMLPVIDALLEKGLTDEQLLTWLKELHYIEVEDWHKKYRYEWNVKKFEATLLKHLLRSTKCTQTANWIIFGSPIVV from the coding sequence ATGAAGGAACATTTAGAGGGAGTAGTAAATAAATCGATTAATCTGGACTTAGTAGATTTTAACGAATTAATCGAATTTATGCTGAAAAATATCGGAAATACGGATGGCTATTTACGTGATAACTTAATTTATCAGGGATTTTGCGAATTAATTCTGAATGAACAATTTACTGACGAACAATTAATTACCATATTAAAAACATGTTTGGATGACGCGCATCTTTATTTAAATATTACAGACAATGATCCTTCTGATGATTTATTTACAAGATCGTTTTCGGCACTTGTTATCACCCTTATTTTAGAGAAAGATCGTGAAAATAGAAGTTTGCCTGAAGAACTCATTGTTGAGGCTATTCACCGGAGTATTCAATATTTATTACTTGAGAAGGATTACCGGGGATTCGACAATACGAAGGGCTGGGCTCATGCGGTTGCACATGGAAGTGACTTATTAGCAGAAGCGATTAGACATCCATTAATGATGGATTCCCAATTAGTATACAGAGCATTACAAAGTTTAAAAAGCTGCCTTCATACTGAATACGCTTTAATCGATGAGGAAGATGAACGCATGTTACCAGTTATTGATGCATTACTGGAAAAGGGACTGACGGATGAGCAACTATTAACGTGGTTAAAAGAATTACATTACATAGAAGTAGAAGATTGGCATAAGAAATACCGGTATGAATGGAACGTGAAGAAATTTGAAGCAACATTATTAAAGCATTTATTAAGATCAACCAAATGTACACAAACAGCCAATTGGATTATTTTTGGAAGTCCAATTGTAGTTTAG
- a CDS encoding class I SAM-dependent methyltransferase, with product MTFLNSIIENNKKSWDIVAKHFAGGDALPSYGPLAQTEEELNLIGDVAGKTVLEVGFGSGHSLLYMNNNGTKELWGVDFSSAQKDLAQKTLNGIDANLFTAPMEEEIGLPKNYFNLVYSIYAIGWSSDLPATFKLIHSYLKEGGEFIFSWEHPFYNQIKCRDHQFILTDSYQREGYIETTSFKGEDAPMQIPKYKMATFINALLKADFELVEIIESDIPVHAKGEEIPYSEKYYSLHKASHFPTTFIVKARKRTL from the coding sequence ATGACATTCTTGAATTCAATTATCGAAAACAATAAAAAAAGCTGGGATATTGTAGCGAAGCATTTTGCTGGAGGAGATGCGTTGCCGAGCTATGGACCTTTAGCACAAACAGAAGAGGAACTGAATTTAATCGGAGATGTTGCCGGGAAAACAGTGCTGGAAGTAGGATTTGGAAGCGGTCATTCTCTTTTATATATGAACAACAATGGAACAAAGGAGCTTTGGGGTGTTGATTTTTCGAGTGCCCAAAAGGATCTTGCGCAGAAAACTTTAAACGGTATCGACGCAAACTTATTTACGGCTCCAATGGAAGAAGAAATCGGTTTGCCGAAAAATTATTTTAATTTAGTGTATTCCATTTATGCGATTGGCTGGTCAAGTGATCTTCCGGCAACGTTTAAGTTAATTCACAGCTACTTAAAAGAAGGCGGCGAATTCATTTTCAGCTGGGAACACCCTTTCTATAATCAAATTAAATGCCGTGACCACCAGTTTATTTTAACGGATTCCTACCAGCGTGAAGGATATATTGAAACAACGTCATTTAAAGGGGAAGATGCGCCAATGCAAATACCGAAATATAAAATGGCGACATTTATTAACGCACTTTTAAAAGCAGACTTTGAACTTGTAGAAATTATTGAAAGTGATATTCCGGTACATGCAAAAGGTGAAGAAATTCCGTATTCCGAAAAGTATTATTCTCTTCATAAAGCAAGTCACTTTCCAACGACCTTTATCGTGAAGGCTCGAAAACGTACTTTATAG
- a CDS encoding helix-turn-helix domain-containing protein produces the protein MNNYGEVIKKIRVGKGYSQQYVSEKICSQGNYSKFEKGENREIKFSILKEFLGRLEMSYEEFEYISNNYEMHDRQRIMKKFYNQTYNSENALLQMIEECVAYLQQNPNDNLIMNIQTLMEGMLVLARSSDFVLASETISPIWNDLSQRNTLYLADIYLLNAILFVFPISTATEIKEFAFRHIDKYNGFQNINKLKINFLINLSLINIKGKDFEIAFHLLNDAISKCKSEQLFINLSICYVRKGVCLNNLNGADEGFIEKGLTLLQHLEQAELVKMLEKEIKNNLIVK, from the coding sequence ATGAATAATTATGGGGAAGTTATAAAAAAAATCAGGGTTGGTAAAGGGTATTCACAACAATATGTCAGCGAAAAAATATGCTCACAGGGCAACTATTCAAAGTTCGAAAAAGGAGAAAACAGAGAAATTAAGTTTTCGATTTTGAAGGAATTTTTGGGGCGGCTCGAAATGTCCTATGAGGAGTTTGAATACATAAGCAACAATTATGAAATGCATGACCGGCAAAGGATTATGAAGAAGTTTTACAATCAAACATATAATTCCGAAAATGCGCTGCTCCAAATGATTGAAGAATGCGTAGCTTATTTACAGCAAAATCCGAATGACAATTTAATCATGAATATTCAAACTTTAATGGAAGGGATGCTCGTTTTGGCAAGGTCCAGTGATTTTGTTCTGGCTTCTGAAACTATATCTCCTATATGGAACGATCTCTCGCAACGAAATACACTGTACTTAGCTGATATTTATTTGCTGAACGCAATTTTATTTGTATTTCCGATTTCTACTGCAACCGAAATAAAAGAATTTGCTTTTCGCCATATCGACAAGTACAACGGATTCCAAAATATTAATAAGTTAAAAATAAACTTTCTGATCAACCTATCGCTTATTAATATAAAAGGAAAAGACTTTGAAATCGCATTCCATCTATTGAATGATGCAATCAGTAAATGTAAATCCGAGCAGCTTTTTATCAACTTGTCGATCTGTTATGTGAGAAAAGGCGTTTGTCTAAATAATTTAAACGGAGCGGATGAAGGTTTTATTGAGAAGGGGTTAACGCTACTTCAACATTTAGAGCAAGCCGAACTAGTGAAAATGTTGGAGAAGGAAATAAAGAATAATTTAATCGTTAAATAA
- a CDS encoding DUF4256 domain-containing protein — MAAKKVLSNEQQEQLLSTLKARFLQHMERHPNIDWENVQTKLEANPVKLWSLNEMERTEGEPDVVAYNHETDTYTFMDCSAESPKGRRSICYDQEALDARKKNKPEDSAMNMAASMGIEILTEVEYRSLQQLGKFDLKTSSWVLTPPDIRKLGGAIFCDRRYETIFMYHNGADSYYGARGFRGSLTV, encoded by the coding sequence ATGGCAGCTAAAAAAGTATTATCAAACGAACAGCAGGAACAACTTCTTTCAACATTGAAAGCACGCTTTTTACAGCACATGGAACGTCATCCGAATATCGATTGGGAAAATGTCCAGACAAAGCTTGAAGCAAATCCGGTAAAACTGTGGTCTCTTAATGAAATGGAACGTACAGAAGGTGAACCTGATGTCGTTGCATATAACCATGAAACGGACACATACACATTTATGGACTGCTCAGCAGAAAGCCCTAAAGGACGCAGAAGTATTTGTTATGACCAGGAAGCATTGGATGCGCGCAAGAAAAACAAACCGGAGGACAGTGCTATGAATATGGCCGCGTCAATGGGAATTGAAATTTTAACGGAAGTTGAATACCGCTCTTTGCAACAGCTTGGGAAATTCGATTTAAAAACATCCAGCTGGGTTTTGACACCTCCGGATATCCGTAAACTTGGCGGAGCAATTTTCTGTGACCGTCGATACGAGACAATTTTCATGTATCATAACGGTGCTGACTCGTACTACGGTGCGCGAGGATTTAGAGGATCTCTTACTGTATAA
- a CDS encoding DedA family protein — MIEFFKGFGYFGVLLALCFEFIPAEVILPMAGFWIAQGEYSYWLMVLAGTVGGTIGPLTLYAVGRYGGRPIVLKYGKFFLINEKQVNASDKFFAKYGAGVAFFGRFMPIVRTAISVPCGMTKMNVWKFTIYTFLAMFPITALYVYLGIKLGENWEQAGDLFKQYLQPFVIIIIVLVVIYAIYKYRIKLLERKMNVPNKK; from the coding sequence ATGATTGAGTTTTTTAAAGGGTTTGGCTATTTCGGTGTGTTACTGGCACTTTGCTTTGAGTTTATTCCTGCAGAAGTCATATTACCGATGGCCGGATTTTGGATTGCTCAAGGGGAATATAGCTATTGGTTAATGGTGCTTGCCGGAACGGTTGGCGGAACAATCGGACCGTTGACTTTATATGCGGTAGGGCGTTATGGTGGTCGTCCAATTGTCCTGAAGTACGGGAAGTTCTTCTTGATTAATGAAAAACAAGTGAATGCATCGGACAAGTTTTTCGCTAAATATGGCGCAGGTGTCGCATTTTTCGGACGCTTCATGCCAATCGTCCGTACCGCAATTTCGGTACCATGCGGGATGACAAAAATGAATGTATGGAAATTTACAATCTACACTTTTTTAGCGATGTTTCCGATTACTGCGCTTTATGTCTATTTAGGCATTAAGCTAGGGGAAAACTGGGAGCAGGCAGGGGATTTGTTTAAGCAGTACTTACAGCCGTTTGTCATCATCATTATTGTTCTGGTAGTAATTTATGCGATTTATAAATACCGCATTAAATTATTAGAGCGTAAAATGAACGTACCTAATAAAAAATAA
- a CDS encoding S16 family serine protease, protein MKRISLMILPFVLYITGLLTYYFGKINGYQFIIFIIVGLGISIFGFFLYRNDKKLKAAFLAIFYILALLTIFESRLIDYEKYTYFLISYIEPFEIVEGSGINVLAVEVIETPYITDLGYLIYTVEFSTNKEVLDAEVVTNRIRYRSKNEELLSYVRPAEKHFETMKENVITYLSESSSAINRFLEREDIEGDSAGLATVLSALIEKGEVNNNVPVAVTGAIDSKGNVKEIGSIKAKTLIAEQSGFSHILLPVENEEEAKKVKNDEQLNINIIAVASIENAVANVKKLNERDR, encoded by the coding sequence TTGAAACGCATTTCTTTAATGATACTGCCGTTCGTTTTATACATAACAGGCTTACTCACATATTATTTCGGTAAGATTAACGGTTATCAATTTATTATTTTTATTATAGTCGGTTTAGGTATTTCAATTTTCGGGTTTTTTCTTTACCGGAATGACAAGAAGTTGAAAGCTGCTTTTTTAGCGATATTTTATATACTGGCTTTATTAACTATATTTGAAAGCCGACTGATTGATTATGAAAAATATACTTATTTTCTTATTTCATATATTGAGCCTTTTGAAATTGTGGAAGGTTCAGGTATCAATGTATTGGCAGTAGAAGTTATTGAAACACCATATATAACAGATTTGGGCTACTTAATTTATACTGTGGAATTTTCAACTAATAAAGAAGTTTTGGATGCGGAAGTCGTCACGAATAGAATCCGGTACCGTTCGAAAAATGAAGAGTTATTAAGTTATGTACGTCCCGCCGAGAAACATTTTGAGACGATGAAGGAAAATGTCATTACCTATTTATCGGAGAGCTCTTCTGCCATAAATCGATTTTTAGAAAGAGAAGATATAGAAGGTGATAGTGCAGGACTTGCCACTGTGTTAAGCGCCCTTATTGAAAAAGGTGAAGTCAACAATAATGTTCCGGTTGCCGTAACAGGAGCGATTGATAGTAAAGGAAATGTGAAGGAAATAGGTTCGATAAAAGCGAAAACTTTGATTGCTGAACAAAGCGGTTTTTCTCATATTCTTTTACCTGTGGAAAATGAAGAAGAGGCGAAGAAAGTAAAAAATGATGAACAGCTTAATATTAACATTATTGCGGTGGCATCTATTGAAAATGCCGTAGCAAATGTCAAAAAGCTAAATGAACGAGACAGGTAA
- a CDS encoding LysE family transporter — protein MSLYFAYVMIGLAIAMPVGAITVEMTKQGLKNGFMHGWAVGLGGMTIDLALIIALYFGVAKFLSLAYIQLPLWLIGAAFLFVLAFDSIKNADKDIALVGEKANKSFLSTYRNGLLVAVSPGNLVFWISVFGAVLADSYAGKGANQFLIVALGILSGILLHDIGLLTIVSLTRKVMNRAMIKWTSIIAGLLLFGFGCYFIYEFIHDLKTLI, from the coding sequence TGCCGGTTGGTGCCATTACAGTGGAAATGACGAAACAGGGTTTAAAAAATGGGTTTATGCATGGTTGGGCGGTAGGGCTTGGCGGAATGACAATTGATTTAGCTTTAATCATTGCTTTGTATTTTGGGGTGGCTAAATTTTTATCGTTGGCATATATTCAGCTTCCGCTTTGGTTAATCGGAGCCGCTTTTTTATTTGTTTTGGCTTTCGATTCAATAAAAAATGCAGATAAAGATATTGCGTTAGTTGGAGAGAAAGCGAATAAATCCTTTTTATCAACGTACCGCAATGGTTTATTAGTTGCTGTATCACCGGGGAATCTCGTTTTCTGGATTTCTGTATTTGGAGCAGTTTTGGCTGACTCCTATGCAGGAAAAGGAGCCAATCAATTTTTGATTGTTGCGCTAGGCATTTTATCAGGTATTTTACTGCATGATATTGGTCTTTTAACAATTGTTTCACTGACAAGGAAAGTCATGAACCGAGCGATGATTAAATGGACTTCCATTATTGCAGGTTTATTATTGTTCGGGTTTGGCTGTTACTTTATTTATGAATTTATTCATGACTTAAAAACATTAATTTAA
- a CDS encoding acyl-CoA thioesterase: protein MRILLAEQPIQINAYDIDAMGIVSNIVYVRWFEDLRMAFLNDHYSLAEMMAVQISPILMKTEIEYKAPLTIFDKPVGRCWMVKIGQSSWEMELEITTEKHTHCTGKQSGCFFNLEKKKVAKIPEPLKKLFEIAQ, encoded by the coding sequence ATGAGAATATTATTAGCAGAACAACCGATTCAAATTAACGCCTATGATATCGATGCAATGGGCATTGTAAGTAATATTGTGTATGTACGGTGGTTTGAGGATTTACGGATGGCTTTTTTAAATGATCATTATTCATTAGCGGAAATGATGGCAGTGCAAATCTCCCCGATTTTGATGAAAACAGAGATCGAATATAAAGCCCCTTTAACAATTTTCGATAAACCGGTCGGACGGTGCTGGATGGTAAAAATCGGGCAATCGAGTTGGGAAATGGAGTTGGAAATTACAACGGAGAAGCATACACATTGTACCGGAAAGCAATCAGGATGCTTTTTCAATTTAGAAAAGAAGAAAGTTGCAAAAATCCCTGAGCCATTAAAAAAACTATTTGAAATAGCGCAATAA
- the cobJ gene encoding precorrin-3B C(17)-methyltransferase, translated as MQKGKIFVVGFGPGDREHITKRAVDALQQSDHIMGYKTYVELIEHLVTAKTIVSTGMTEEVSRAQEAVKQAEAGHIVAVISSGDAGVYGMAGLVYEVLIEKGWTAKEGIEVEVVPGISAINSCASLLGAPVMHDSCTISLSDHLTPWTVIEKRIEAAAMADFVVAFYNPKSGRRTRQIVEAQRILLKYRSPDTPVGLVKAAYRDTQDIVLTTLAEMLEHDIGMLTTVVVGNSSTFYYDNKIITPRGYQRKYTLGDEKQLLKPHQRLKKEAEPWALDQETGESKTGYEKIVAIEKKTVEPAADIKANALQLANEALTLVHKETSAVKVEENPFLVQQQVESIFEFAVSPGVANKMITPHQMITLAEVVGERGTMEYTPDHRLVLKVPTDSPEKLVKTVEQTGLLVQPVGDVVIVKACDFCYGEKAESIPYAEQIMETLGGIKMPKELHVGFNGCGMACYRAVFDDIGIVYRKKKFDLFIGSKPVGRTAHAAQPVLEGIDPEKLIPLLTDIVVDYKEHAHPNERFFKYFKRVKKIMNFNYVDMSCKIKVEEAPCGD; from the coding sequence ATGCAAAAAGGAAAAATCTTTGTTGTAGGGTTTGGTCCTGGAGATCGGGAGCATATAACAAAACGCGCAGTCGATGCTCTACAGCAAAGTGACCATATTATGGGCTATAAGACGTATGTGGAACTGATCGAGCATTTAGTGACGGCGAAAACCATTGTCAGTACAGGAATGACAGAGGAAGTATCACGTGCCCAGGAAGCTGTAAAACAGGCTGAAGCCGGTCATATAGTTGCTGTTATTTCCAGTGGGGATGCGGGTGTATACGGAATGGCAGGGCTCGTATACGAAGTATTAATCGAAAAGGGCTGGACTGCAAAAGAAGGCATTGAAGTGGAAGTAGTTCCGGGAATATCTGCGATTAACTCCTGTGCAAGTTTACTAGGCGCTCCTGTTATGCATGATTCTTGCACAATTAGTTTAAGTGACCACTTAACACCGTGGACGGTCATCGAAAAACGGATTGAGGCAGCTGCAATGGCAGACTTTGTCGTTGCGTTCTACAATCCGAAATCCGGCAGACGCACAAGACAAATTGTTGAAGCACAGCGTATTTTGCTGAAGTATCGTTCTCCTGATACACCTGTTGGACTAGTAAAAGCTGCTTACCGGGATACACAGGATATTGTGTTAACAACATTGGCAGAGATGCTGGAACATGATATCGGAATGCTGACAACGGTCGTCGTGGGGAACTCTTCAACATTTTACTATGACAATAAAATCATTACACCGCGCGGCTATCAGCGAAAATATACATTAGGTGATGAAAAACAGCTGTTAAAACCGCACCAGCGATTGAAAAAAGAAGCGGAACCATGGGCATTGGATCAGGAAACGGGTGAATCGAAGACCGGGTATGAAAAAATTGTAGCAATCGAGAAAAAAACAGTTGAACCAGCAGCGGATATTAAAGCAAATGCATTACAGCTGGCAAATGAAGCACTAACGCTCGTACATAAAGAAACATCTGCTGTAAAAGTTGAAGAAAACCCTTTTTTAGTGCAGCAACAGGTGGAATCCATCTTTGAGTTTGCTGTATCACCGGGTGTTGCCAATAAAATGATTACACCCCATCAAATGATTACATTGGCAGAGGTTGTCGGAGAAAGAGGTACGATGGAGTATACGCCTGACCACCGTCTTGTACTGAAGGTACCGACCGATTCGCCTGAAAAACTGGTCAAAACAGTGGAACAAACAGGTTTACTCGTTCAACCGGTCGGTGACGTAGTAATCGTCAAGGCGTGTGATTTCTGTTACGGGGAAAAAGCGGAATCCATTCCATATGCCGAACAGATCATGGAAACGCTCGGTGGCATTAAAATGCCGAAAGAGCTGCACGTCGGTTTTAATGGATGTGGTATGGCATGTTATCGCGCGGTTTTTGATGATATCGGTATTGTATACCGCAAGAAAAAGTTCGATTTGTTTATCGGTTCCAAGCCAGTAGGACGAACAGCTCATGCCGCACAACCTGTTTTAGAAGGAATCGATCCGGAAAAACTGATTCCTTTACTAACAGACATTGTTGTGGACTATAAAGAACATGCGCATCCGAATGAACGTTTCTTCAAATATTTCAAACGTGTGAAGAAAATAATGAATTTCAATTATGTCGACATGTCATGCAAAATTAAAGTGGAAGAAGCCCCTTGTGGAGATTAG
- a CDS encoding serine hydrolase yields the protein MNIYGWIGLLGIIFFTLIPFFNKAHRTREEIQKAIITITIVSGIMIAVLVFNINFLTAFLLGVLAMILFDRKTYTKKRLTIYGVIILIAGIAAYALLRDNPNYVIQHLEENPESSSLYLAENGEPVITYHSTDIRPLASTVKTLIALEYAMQVEENKIEKDQRIPLVDLNRFYWKNTDGGAHEAWLEAVKQNGGIQNNEVTLHDVAKGMVTYSSNANTDYLINLLGVDAINQRKTELGLTQHEDVYPIGSALLIPDYIQKDGMSEKELIKALQNLSMEDYRNLAQSISLQMKTGEIKANETTFDSSPAVQRVWSDRLIGASANDYGKLLALISNDELPPNAAETIRDLMEWPMQLNEENYKKYKHIGSKGGSTLFVLNNAMYVENLKGDQYEIVLLLNDLKFHEHFLLRNNRKSFESKLMNDANYRDEVLDALSN from the coding sequence ATGAATATTTATGGTTGGATCGGTTTGCTCGGAATTATTTTCTTTACTTTAATTCCTTTTTTTAATAAAGCGCATAGAACTCGTGAAGAAATTCAGAAAGCCATTATAACGATTACGATAGTATCCGGAATTATGATTGCTGTTTTAGTTTTTAATATAAATTTCCTCACAGCTTTCCTACTCGGTGTTCTGGCTATGATTTTGTTTGATCGTAAAACCTATACAAAAAAGAGATTAACGATTTATGGAGTCATTATTTTAATTGCAGGAATTGCAGCATATGCTCTCCTCCGGGATAACCCCAATTATGTAATTCAACATTTAGAGGAAAATCCGGAATCCAGCTCTTTATATCTCGCTGAAAACGGCGAACCTGTCATTACTTATCATTCAACTGACATAAGGCCATTAGCAAGTACAGTAAAAACCCTTATTGCCCTAGAATATGCCATGCAGGTCGAAGAAAATAAAATTGAAAAAGACCAGAGAATACCATTGGTCGACTTGAATCGTTTTTATTGGAAAAATACTGATGGGGGCGCTCATGAAGCATGGTTAGAAGCTGTGAAACAAAATGGGGGCATCCAAAATAATGAAGTCACTTTGCATGATGTTGCAAAAGGGATGGTTACGTATAGCTCCAATGCCAATACAGACTATTTAATTAATCTGCTCGGTGTTGATGCGATAAATCAACGGAAAACAGAGTTAGGCTTAACACAGCATGAAGACGTTTATCCAATTGGCAGTGCACTCTTAATCCCGGATTATATCCAAAAAGATGGGATGTCCGAAAAAGAATTAATCAAGGCTCTCCAAAATTTATCAATGGAAGACTATCGTAATTTAGCTCAATCGATAAGCCTCCAAATGAAAACAGGCGAAATTAAGGCAAATGAGACTACATTTGACTCATCCCCTGCCGTACAAAGAGTTTGGTCAGATCGGTTAATTGGTGCTTCTGCCAATGATTACGGGAAACTGCTCGCACTTATTTCCAATGACGAGCTGCCACCAAATGCGGCTGAAACAATCCGTGATCTAATGGAGTGGCCGATGCAATTAAATGAAGAAAATTATAAAAAATATAAACATATTGGTTCAAAGGGCGGTTCTACGCTGTTCGTATTAAACAATGCGATGTATGTGGAAAACCTTAAAGGAGACCAGTACGAAATTGTCCTCTTACTAAATGATTTAAAATTTCATGAACATTTCTTATTAAGGAACAACCGGAAATCATTTGAATCAAAGCTTATGAATGATGCTAATTATCGTGATGAGGTACTTGATGCGCTTTCAAACTAA
- a CDS encoding ABC transporter ATP-binding protein: MNELEMKYKSKQVLNNITFSIGTGEIIGIVGPNGAGKSSLMRSVLGLEKINKGTVHLNNISNTKPEFFKYISFLPSDNYLYMQLTGYDHLSFVANIYHIPQQEIEDVIELISIRSYVHQPVKSYSYGMRQHLLIALSILTKPLIILMDEPFNGLDPTSIIELKQLIEVLHAKGISIVISTHNLDLLEDLTDTIWFIKEGKLYTDPLHSNKEVVQYEIKYSYHSDLPQVMKKSHLPYEIKDNLLITDAAFAIETYLQWLLKNGVQIHSVNPINRNLEGLYRDFYNL, encoded by the coding sequence GTGAACGAACTTGAAATGAAATACAAAAGTAAACAGGTACTTAATAATATTACGTTTTCAATCGGTACCGGTGAAATAATCGGAATCGTTGGACCAAATGGGGCAGGTAAATCTTCATTAATGCGCTCGGTATTAGGATTGGAAAAGATTAATAAGGGCACTGTTCATTTAAACAATATTTCCAACACCAAACCTGAATTCTTTAAATATATTTCCTTTTTGCCAAGTGATAATTACTTGTACATGCAGTTAACCGGTTATGATCATCTGTCATTTGTGGCGAACATTTACCATATACCGCAACAAGAAATAGAAGATGTTATAGAGTTGATCAGCATCCGTTCATATGTGCATCAGCCCGTTAAATCTTATTCTTACGGGATGCGTCAACATTTGCTGATTGCGTTAAGTATATTGACGAAGCCGCTTATCATTTTAATGGATGAACCTTTTAATGGACTGGATCCGACAAGCATTATTGAATTAAAACAATTGATAGAAGTGCTACATGCAAAAGGAATCAGTATCGTCATTTCGACGCACAACCTGGATTTACTGGAGGATTTGACGGATACGATCTGGTTTATTAAAGAAGGAAAACTTTATACAGATCCTTTGCATTCAAATAAGGAAGTAGTACAATACGAAATTAAGTATTCATATCATAGTGATCTTCCTCAAGTGATGAAAAAGAGTCATCTTCCATATGAAATTAAAGATAATCTGCTCATTACAGATGCTGCCTTTGCAATTGAAACCTATCTTCAATGGTTACTAAAAAATGGTGTGCAAATCCACTCAGTGAATCCGATCAACCGGAACTTGGAAGGACTGTACCGGGATTTTTATAATCTATAA
- a CDS encoding cold-shock protein: MTQGTVKWFNAEKGFGFIEVEGGNDVFAHFSAIQGEGFKSLDEGQKVEFEIEDGQRGPQATNIVKL, encoded by the coding sequence ATGACACAAGGTACAGTAAAATGGTTTAACGCAGAAAAAGGTTTTGGATTTATCGAAGTTGAAGGCGGAAACGACGTATTCGCTCACTTCTCAGCAATCCAAGGCGAAGGTTTCAAATCTTTAGACGAAGGTCAAAAAGTTGAATTTGAAATCGAAGACGGTCAACGTGGCCCACAAGCTACAAACATCGTAAAACTTTAA
- a CDS encoding alpha/beta-type small acid-soluble spore protein, whose amino-acid sequence MANNNSSNKLRVPGAQQAVDQMKYEIAQEFGVQLGPDASARANGSVGGEITKRLVQMAEQQLRGNSNNQQ is encoded by the coding sequence ATGGCAAACAACAACAGCTCAAACAAATTGCGTGTACCTGGTGCACAACAAGCAGTTGACCAAATGAAGTACGAAATTGCACAAGAGTTTGGTGTTCAACTAGGACCAGACGCTTCAGCACGTGCTAACGGCTCTGTAGGTGGCGAAATTACGAAACGCCTAGTACAGATGGCGGAGCAGCAATTACGTGGAAATTCAAACAACCAACAATAA